In Candidatus Syntrophosphaera sp., the genomic window AATCAGTCAGGTCATGCAAATCTGCCTCAGTAGCTCCAGACACTACGACACCTCACCTTATAGAGCCGATCTGATCGAACCATGGCAGTTGAAAATCAGGCTGGTATAAAAAATGGGGGAATGCCAGAAGATGATTTCCATTGACAAGAAACAAGACACGCAAAAATTAACAAAAGATATCCTGGAACCATGTTCCAGGGTGTCTGAACCCAAGCGGGCCGGATATGGCAAAAGCCCTGCCACGAGCGAACACTGGCCCCGGCCCGTGTATCTGCCCTCAAAGCAAATGATATTGATATAAAGGAGACCCTGATGAAAGCAACAATTCTTATCGTGATGCTTATCCTGATGCTGCCAGCCCTGGCCTTTGCCCAGGATTGGAGAGACGTTAATCTCGGCAGCCTGGCCTTTCCCAGCGCCAGCATCGACAACCTGTTCGTCCCCATCGCCAATCCCTCGCTATTGGGCACAGGCACCGGCAGCGGCCTGGGTTGGGCGCATATGTTCGACGAGAATGAATTCCAGAAGCACTATTGGTTTTTCGCCAATCTGGATTACCTGAGCTATGTCTATGAATACACCCAAGACGGCGACAAGAGCGTTAATTTCCACACCCTGGCCACCGGTATGGAGTTCTTACCCAGGCACATTCTGCCCAATCTGTATACGGGAGCCAATTACCGCTGGAAGAACAACGAATTTGGCAAAGGGGCCTGGCGCACAGCCGTCACCTACAGGCCGCACGCGTCCTCATCGATCGCCTTCAACTGGGACAATCCTTACAAGGAAGCTCCCCAATACCATGCCGGGCTGGCTTTTCGCCCCCTGGCCTTCGTTAAATCGGCCAGGGATTACCGCCTGGAATTGAGCGCGGACATGGACTACAGCAAAGAGGAAGGCGAATATGGCTTCCGCAATCCCGTCCTGGGGATCAATACCCGGGTCTTTGATGGCCTGAACCTCGGCGCCACCTACAATCTGGACACCGAGACCGCCTTCCTGACCTTCAGCATCAGCGCCGGCAAGACCGATCTGGGCGCCCTCGCCTCCGTGCGTGAGAATGACAACTTTGCCATACCCTACGTTCATTTCACCGACGACGTGTTCTCGCCATTCCTGGGTTTGAAGGGCAGAAACTGGTACAACATGAAGCTCAAGGGCGACATCGTCACCTACAAGGCGCCCAAATATGAGCTCGGACCGGTTAAGGTCTTTTCCGGAGACGCCAAAAGCATCGAAGAGGTAATCGCCGACCTGGAAAAAGCCAAGAACGACCCCCAGATCAGCGGCATCCTGCTCAAGGATCCGAGCTTCTCCACCAGTTACGGTCTGAGGCAGGAATTGGCGGACGCGATCAGGGATTTCAAGGCCGGCGGGAAACAGTTCGCGGTCTACTACAACAACATCAGCAACACCGGATACATGTTCGCCGCCTCGGTGGCCGACCAGATCTATCTGAATCCGATGGGGAGCGTTGACCTGCGCGGATTAATGATCTCCAGTCCATATTTGCATGATCTTTTGGACCACCTGGGCGTGGATGTCATGAACTTTCGCAGCCACAAATACAAAAGCGCCGGCAACATGTTCTCCGAAGCGGAAATGACCGAGGCCGAGCGCGAGGTTTACGAATCCCTGCTGAACAGCATCTACGGCCAGTATGTGGCGGCGATGGAAACCGGCCGGGGTGAGAAACTGAAACAATCAGTGCGCGAAACCATCGACAACGGGCCCTATTTCCTGGCCCAGGACGCCCTGGACGCTGGTTTGGTGGACGCCCTGATCTTTGAGGACGAACTGGATAAACAGCTCAAGGAAGACTTCGGCTTCTCCAAACAGCGTTCCGAATTGCCCGATTATAAAGACTTCTCCTGGGCCAAGCCCAAGGAAAGCCTGATCGCGGTCATCTACGCGAGCGGCAACATCGTGATGGGGAAGGGCACCCCGGGCACCAAGATCGCCCAGGAAACGACTGTCAAACTGATCAGAGCTGCCCGCAACAACAAGAACTACAAGGGAATCATCCTCCGCGTGGACAGCGGCGGCGGCTCGGCCCAGGCTTCCGACATCATCCTGCGCGAACTCCAGCTTGCCCAAACCGATAACAAGAAACCCGTGATCGTCTCCATGGCCGGAGTGGCCGCTTCCGGCGGATATTACATCGCCTGCGGGGCGGACAGGATCATCGCCGATCCCGCCACCCTCACCGGCTCCATCGGCGTGATCGGGATCTCCTTTTCCCTGCCCAGGCTATATGAGAAGATCAAGGTGAACCTTTCCACCGTCAAAGTTGGCGAGAACGCCGATTTCGGCTCGACCTCACGTCTTTGGACGGAGGAGGAAGAATCCCGCATGACCAGATTCATCGAGACGGTTTATGACGATTTTGTGGGCAAGGTGGATTCCGGCCGGGCCAATCTGAGCCTGGAAGAGGTCAATGAACTTGCCCAGGGCAGGGTTTGGACCGGCGAACAGGCCCTAGCCAATGGATTGATCGACGATCTTGGCGGGCTGGATAAAGCCGTCGAGCACATGCGCGACCTGACCGGCATCAAGGGCAAGATCACTCTGGTGGACGCCACCACGCAGCAAAAGGGATTCGCCGTCCAGATGAGCGGAAACCCCTTTGGCGGCCTGCTGAAGTCCGGCGCCGTGGATACCATCTTGGGCGATTATGTCAAACTCTACGAACTCTACAAAGACTTTCAGAACGAATCGGTGCTGATGCTTTGCCCCCTGGGAGCAGCATCCATCCAATACTGAAGCCTCAGATAGGCCAATAAAGCGATAAAAACAAGGCTCTCTTTCAAATCGAGTGGGTGATTGGCGCGTCAAATCCGGATTGAACAAGCAGCGGGTTGCCGATCTGGAGAATCGGCAAAGGCAGCAAGGCTGCCTTCAGAAGCGGTCAGCAGACCGCTGTGGCAAATCGGAATATGCCACCCCTCTTTGCCCCAGATGAAAACCTGACCCACTCAGTTTGAAAGTGAGCCAAAAACAAGCCGTCCGTTGATCCCAATTCAGCGGGCGGCTTGTTTTTTCCTGATCATCCGTCCCTTATTCCCTGCCCGTTCGTCTCTGGGACGCCTCGCGCCGAGTAACCGCCCGTTTGGCGGGTAGTGGGCGGGAGGCATTCGGGAGGCGGGCGTTCAGAATATAAGGGCGGATCAGGATTTTTTGCGGGCCACGATGATGAGCCCGGTCCCGGTCTTGTTGTCGGCTTTCAGATCGAGGCGCATCAGCAATTCCGCGATGGGGAAGAGGAGGATGTAGTAGATAGGAAGAAAAAACAGGCTGAGCCTGCTTTTCTGGAGCCAGGTAAGCGGGTGTTTGATGAGCAGGCGCCAGGCCAGGCCGCCCCAGGTTCCGTAACTGTAAAGGCTTTCCAGGATTTCGAAACCGCAGCCCTCGAGTTTTTGCTCCAGTTCAGCCTTGTTGTAGCCCGGGCGGACGTGCTCTTCCGTGAATTGGGCCGCCTCATCGGTATCCGAGGGAGTCGAGATGATCAGGATCCCCTTTTCCGCCAAACAGTTGTGGAAATTCCTGAGCACGGCGATGTCGTTTTCGATGTGTTCCAGGATGTCGATGGCGGTGATCAGGTCATAGCTGTTTTGCGGCGTGAAATCCTGCAAGTCGGCCGTTTGACAGGAAAAGCGACCGGGGAAGCGGGAACGGGCGAAATCGGCAAAATCGGCCAGATAATCGCCTTTCAGGTCGCTGGCGAAAACCCTGGAATCCGGCCAGCGGGAAAGGATATGCCAGGAATACTGG contains:
- a CDS encoding methyltransferase domain-containing protein — its product is MEYDPLKDRAASLIRIFPMARTCFYRCLDLLLLRQRYVKRCLARYASGNEKLRFYDAGAGFCQYSWHILSRWPDSRVFASDLKGDYLADFADFARSRFPGRFSCQTADLQDFTPQNSYDLITAIDILEHIENDIAVLRNFHNCLAEKGILIISTPSDTDEAAQFTEEHVRPGYNKAELEQKLEGCGFEILESLYSYGTWGGLAWRLLIKHPLTWLQKSRLSLFFLPIYYILLFPIAELLMRLDLKADNKTGTGLIIVARKKS
- the sppA gene encoding signal peptide peptidase SppA, whose protein sequence is MKATILIVMLILMLPALAFAQDWRDVNLGSLAFPSASIDNLFVPIANPSLLGTGTGSGLGWAHMFDENEFQKHYWFFANLDYLSYVYEYTQDGDKSVNFHTLATGMEFLPRHILPNLYTGANYRWKNNEFGKGAWRTAVTYRPHASSSIAFNWDNPYKEAPQYHAGLAFRPLAFVKSARDYRLELSADMDYSKEEGEYGFRNPVLGINTRVFDGLNLGATYNLDTETAFLTFSISAGKTDLGALASVRENDNFAIPYVHFTDDVFSPFLGLKGRNWYNMKLKGDIVTYKAPKYELGPVKVFSGDAKSIEEVIADLEKAKNDPQISGILLKDPSFSTSYGLRQELADAIRDFKAGGKQFAVYYNNISNTGYMFAASVADQIYLNPMGSVDLRGLMISSPYLHDLLDHLGVDVMNFRSHKYKSAGNMFSEAEMTEAEREVYESLLNSIYGQYVAAMETGRGEKLKQSVRETIDNGPYFLAQDALDAGLVDALIFEDELDKQLKEDFGFSKQRSELPDYKDFSWAKPKESLIAVIYASGNIVMGKGTPGTKIAQETTVKLIRAARNNKNYKGIILRVDSGGGSAQASDIILRELQLAQTDNKKPVIVSMAGVAASGGYYIACGADRIIADPATLTGSIGVIGISFSLPRLYEKIKVNLSTVKVGENADFGSTSRLWTEEEESRMTRFIETVYDDFVGKVDSGRANLSLEEVNELAQGRVWTGEQALANGLIDDLGGLDKAVEHMRDLTGIKGKITLVDATTQQKGFAVQMSGNPFGGLLKSGAVDTILGDYVKLYELYKDFQNESVLMLCPLGAASIQY